In Streptomyces sp. NBC_00569, a single genomic region encodes these proteins:
- a CDS encoding alpha/beta fold hydrolase codes for MRLSGLNRTTTTVGCAALALLGGMVLGGSGAVSASPPAEPKVQNTFDPLGPDVRAAKLPSGRTAHYTDSGPRDGVPVLYIGGTGTSARAVHMTDFFRTTRADLGLRLISVERNGFGDTAYDPALGKADFARDALDVLDRLGVERFRIVAISGGGPYAAELAARAPGRVSALHLAAALPPYGEKPAYCAMSDDALAAALKDSITDPRKWWAFPDDSPVKSIPGFADTAYEDGARTYNQRGQQADPAPQVHEQRLYCERPGPDLSKLTAPVHLYGGDKDTTVPPATLAIWRQQFPADRVTVRTYADSAHDVQYRHWDQILVDLAGHGDRTVVCRDSHTRVLPADEAARLVARKRATLGSCAWNS; via the coding sequence GTGCGCCTGTCCGGACTCAACCGCACCACCACCACCGTCGGATGCGCCGCCCTCGCCCTGCTCGGCGGGATGGTCCTCGGCGGATCCGGGGCGGTGAGCGCGAGTCCGCCGGCCGAGCCGAAGGTGCAGAACACCTTCGACCCGCTCGGCCCCGACGTACGCGCCGCGAAGCTGCCCTCCGGACGTACGGCCCACTACACCGACTCGGGCCCGCGCGACGGCGTTCCGGTCCTCTACATAGGCGGCACCGGGACCAGCGCGCGGGCCGTCCACATGACCGACTTCTTCCGCACCACGCGCGCGGACCTGGGCCTGCGGCTGATCTCCGTCGAGCGCAACGGTTTCGGCGACACCGCGTACGACCCCGCCCTCGGCAAGGCCGACTTCGCGCGCGACGCCCTCGACGTGCTCGACCGCCTCGGCGTCGAGAGGTTCAGGATCGTCGCGATCTCCGGAGGCGGTCCCTACGCCGCCGAACTCGCCGCCCGCGCGCCCGGCCGCGTCTCCGCCCTGCACCTGGCCGCCGCCCTGCCCCCGTACGGCGAGAAGCCCGCATACTGCGCGATGTCCGACGACGCGCTCGCCGCGGCCCTGAAGGACTCCATCACCGACCCGCGCAAGTGGTGGGCGTTCCCCGACGACAGTCCCGTCAAGTCCATCCCGGGCTTCGCGGACACGGCGTACGAGGACGGCGCCCGCACCTACAACCAGCGTGGCCAGCAGGCCGATCCGGCGCCGCAGGTCCACGAGCAGAGGCTGTACTGCGAGCGGCCGGGCCCCGACCTGTCGAAGCTGACGGCACCCGTCCATCTGTACGGCGGCGACAAGGACACCACGGTCCCGCCGGCCACCCTCGCGATCTGGCGGCAGCAGTTCCCCGCGGACCGCGTCACGGTCCGCACCTACGCCGACTCCGCGCACGACGTGCAGTACCGCCACTGGGACCAGATCCTCGTGGACCTCGCCGGACACGGGGACCGCACGGTCGTGTGCCGGGACTCGCACACCCGCGTCCTGCCGGCGGACGAGGCGGCCCGACTGGTCGCCAGGAAGCGTGCCACGCTGGGCAGTTGCGCCTGGAACAGCTGA
- the pyk gene encoding pyruvate kinase — MRRSKIVCTLGPAVDSEEQLVALIEAGMNVARFNFSHGTHAEHQGRYDRVRAAAESTGRAVGVLADLQGPKIRLETFAEGPVELVRGDEFTITTDDVPGDKSICGTTYKGLPGDVSKGDQILINDGNVELRVVEVDGPRVKSIVVEGGVISDHKGINLPGAAVNVPALSEKDVDDLRFALRMGCDMVALSFVRDADDVQDVHKVMDEEGRRVPVIAKVEKPQAVDNMEGVVAAFDAVMVARGDLAVEYPLEKVPMVQKRLVEMCRRNAKPVIVATQMMESMITNSRPTRAEASDVANAILDGADAVMLSAESSVGAYPIETVKTMSKIVVAAEGELLSKGLQPLVPGKKPRTQGGSVARAACEIADFLGAKGLVAFTQSGDTARRLSRYRAAQPILAFTTDEGTRNQLTLSWGVESHIVPYVDNTDAMVDLVDAEMVKLDRFNDGDTVIITAGSPPGVPGTTNMVRVHHLGGGERD, encoded by the coding sequence ATGCGCCGTTCCAAAATCGTCTGCACGCTGGGCCCCGCCGTCGACTCCGAAGAGCAGCTCGTTGCGCTGATCGAAGCCGGCATGAATGTGGCCCGCTTCAACTTCAGCCATGGCACGCACGCCGAGCACCAGGGGCGGTACGACCGTGTCCGGGCCGCCGCGGAGAGCACCGGCCGCGCCGTCGGCGTCCTCGCGGACCTCCAGGGCCCCAAGATCCGTCTCGAGACCTTCGCCGAAGGCCCCGTCGAGCTGGTGCGCGGTGACGAGTTCACCATCACCACCGACGATGTGCCGGGCGACAAGTCGATCTGCGGCACGACCTACAAGGGTCTGCCCGGCGATGTCTCCAAGGGCGACCAGATCCTCATCAACGACGGCAACGTCGAGCTGCGCGTCGTCGAGGTCGACGGGCCGCGCGTGAAGTCGATCGTCGTCGAGGGCGGTGTCATCTCCGACCACAAGGGCATCAACCTGCCCGGCGCGGCCGTCAACGTGCCCGCGCTGTCCGAGAAGGACGTCGACGACCTGCGCTTCGCCCTGCGGATGGGCTGCGACATGGTCGCCCTGTCCTTCGTGCGCGACGCCGACGACGTCCAGGACGTCCACAAGGTGATGGACGAGGAGGGCCGCCGGGTCCCCGTCATCGCCAAGGTGGAGAAGCCGCAGGCGGTCGACAACATGGAGGGCGTCGTCGCGGCGTTCGACGCCGTGATGGTGGCCCGCGGTGACCTCGCCGTCGAGTACCCGCTCGAGAAGGTCCCGATGGTGCAGAAGCGCCTCGTGGAGATGTGCCGCCGCAACGCCAAGCCGGTGATCGTCGCGACCCAGATGATGGAGTCGATGATCACCAACTCCCGCCCCACGCGCGCCGAGGCGTCCGACGTCGCCAACGCGATCCTGGACGGCGCGGACGCGGTCATGCTGTCCGCCGAGTCCTCCGTGGGCGCCTATCCCATCGAGACCGTGAAGACGATGTCGAAGATCGTCGTCGCGGCCGAGGGGGAGCTCCTGTCCAAGGGTCTCCAGCCGCTCGTGCCCGGCAAGAAGCCGCGCACGCAGGGCGGTTCGGTCGCCCGCGCGGCCTGCGAGATCGCCGACTTCCTGGGCGCCAAGGGCCTCGTGGCCTTCACCCAGTCCGGCGACACGGCCCGCCGCCTGTCCCGCTACCGCGCGGCCCAGCCGATCCTGGCCTTCACCACGGACGAGGGCACCCGCAACCAGCTGACGCTGAGCTGGGGCGTCGAGTCGCACATCGTGCCGTACGTCGACAACACCGACGCGATGGTCGACCTGGTCGACGCCGAGATGGTGAAGCTGGACCGCTTCAACGACGGCGACACCGTGATCATCACGGCCGGTTCGCCCCCCGGCGTCCCCGGCACCACCAACATGGTCCGGGTGCACCACCTGGGCGGCGGAGAGCGCGACTGA
- a CDS encoding DUF3817 domain-containing protein has protein sequence MKRSVLTRYRVMAFVTGVLLVLLCLGMIAKYVLGIDGAADVTRVVAIAHGWLYVIYLVFAFDLGSKAKWPVGKQLWVLIAGTIPTAAFFVERKVSRELDSKVADDAPAVAKA, from the coding sequence ATGAAACGAAGCGTGCTGACCCGGTACCGGGTGATGGCCTTTGTCACGGGCGTCCTGCTGGTCCTGCTGTGCCTCGGCATGATCGCCAAGTACGTGCTCGGCATCGACGGCGCGGCGGATGTCACGCGTGTCGTCGCCATCGCGCACGGCTGGCTCTATGTGATCTACCTGGTCTTCGCCTTCGACCTGGGCTCCAAGGCGAAGTGGCCGGTCGGCAAGCAGCTGTGGGTGCTGATCGCCGGTACGATCCCGACCGCCGCGTTCTTCGTGGAGCGGAAGGTCTCCCGCGAGCTGGACTCCAAGGTCGCCGACGACGCGCCTGCCGTCGCCAAGGCCTGA
- a CDS encoding tetratricopeptide repeat protein, translating into MQPRNMSMSGVVDLAAVKAAQEAKAKAEQARAESARQGGGGAVSPSSLVIDVDETGFERDVLQRSAEVPVVIDFWAEWCEPCKQLSPLLESLAAEYNGRFVLAKIDVDANQMLMQQFGVQGIPAVFAVVAGQALPLFQGAAPAEQIRETLDQLIQVAEERFGLTGITVDPDAEGSAPVVEAPAGPHDALLEAAVQALDAGDLAGAVQAYKNVLNDDPANTEAKLGLAQAELLLRVQDLDPQKVRQDAADRPSDVAAQIAAADLDLVGGHVADAFGRLVDTVKVTAGEDRDAARVRLLELFEVVGSDDPRVVTGRTALARVLF; encoded by the coding sequence ATGCAGCCACGGAACATGTCCATGAGCGGAGTCGTCGACCTCGCCGCGGTGAAGGCGGCCCAGGAGGCCAAGGCGAAGGCGGAGCAGGCGCGTGCCGAGTCCGCGCGGCAGGGCGGCGGCGGGGCCGTCTCCCCCTCGAGCCTCGTCATCGACGTCGACGAGACCGGTTTCGAGCGCGATGTCCTGCAGCGCTCGGCCGAGGTGCCCGTCGTCATCGACTTCTGGGCGGAGTGGTGCGAGCCGTGCAAGCAGCTGAGCCCGCTGCTCGAAAGCCTCGCGGCCGAGTACAACGGCCGGTTCGTGCTCGCCAAGATCGACGTCGACGCCAACCAGATGCTGATGCAGCAGTTCGGGGTCCAGGGGATCCCGGCGGTCTTCGCGGTGGTGGCCGGACAGGCCCTGCCGCTCTTCCAGGGGGCCGCGCCGGCCGAGCAGATCCGGGAGACGCTCGACCAGTTGATCCAGGTCGCCGAGGAGCGCTTCGGCCTGACCGGCATCACGGTCGACCCCGATGCGGAGGGATCTGCACCGGTCGTGGAGGCTCCGGCCGGTCCGCACGACGCTCTGCTCGAAGCGGCCGTGCAGGCTCTTGACGCCGGCGACCTCGCCGGTGCCGTCCAGGCGTACAAGAACGTGCTGAACGACGACCCCGCCAACACCGAGGCCAAGCTCGGCCTGGCGCAGGCCGAGTTGCTCCTGCGCGTGCAGGACCTGGATCCGCAGAAGGTCCGTCAGGACGCCGCGGACCGGCCCTCCGACGTGGCGGCGCAGATCGCCGCGGCCGACCTCGACCTGGTCGGAGGCCATGTCGCCGACGCGTTCGGCCGACTTGTCGACACGGTGAAGGTCACGGCGGGCGAGGACCGGGACGCCGCGCGCGTGCGGCTGCTCGAACTCTTCGAGGTCGTCGGCTCCGACGATCCGCGTGTGGTCACAGGGCGTACGGCTCTGGCCCGCGTTCTCTTCTGA
- a CDS encoding TetR/AcrR family transcriptional regulator: MQSRTPSPLPRTGRPRSAAADAAILEATRAALVDLGWSKLTMGDVATRAGVAKTTLYRRWAGKNELVVDAVAVLFDELELPDNGSLAADIGGVVLQFAALLNRPETKTALMAVVAESTRDEPLRERIRTSIVDRQKRLVLEGRARAHARGELPLEADPAAAARTADLIFDVVAGAVVHRTLVSAEPVDEEWVDRFTALLLGGLASVQA, encoded by the coding sequence ATGCAGAGCCGCACCCCGTCGCCCCTCCCGAGAACGGGCCGCCCACGAAGCGCCGCCGCCGACGCGGCGATCCTCGAGGCGACCCGTGCGGCGCTGGTGGACCTCGGCTGGTCCAAACTCACGATGGGCGATGTGGCGACCCGCGCGGGTGTCGCCAAGACGACGCTCTACCGGCGCTGGGCAGGCAAGAACGAGCTCGTCGTGGACGCGGTCGCGGTCCTCTTCGACGAGCTCGAACTCCCGGACAACGGCAGCCTCGCCGCCGACATCGGGGGTGTGGTCCTCCAGTTCGCGGCGCTCCTGAACCGCCCGGAGACCAAGACGGCACTGATGGCGGTGGTAGCCGAGTCGACGCGCGACGAACCGCTGCGCGAGCGCATCCGCACCTCGATCGTGGACCGGCAGAAGCGCCTGGTCCTGGAGGGCCGTGCCCGCGCCCACGCACGCGGCGAACTCCCCCTCGAAGCCGACCCGGCCGCCGCCGCCCGCACCGCCGACCTCATCTTCGACGTGGTCGCGGGAGCCGTGGTGCACCGCACGCTGGTGAGCGCGGAGCCGGTGGACGAGGAGTGGGTCGACCGGTTCACCGCGCTGCTCCTGGGCGGACTCGCCTCCGTGCAGGCCTAG
- a CDS encoding DUF6114 domain-containing protein — translation MSAEAQAGLGDRLGRTRRSFRGWRGQRPFWGGLLTLLGGIPIMYFPYANLTLGSMTIRMSTTAGAGSLIIGVLLVVLGLTLWFQPMSRVFAGVAAILLALVSLVVSNFGGFVIGFLLALLGGALGISWGPSRAAKTETGGVKPADDADSPKGETAAFDAFGGASDDLSGTSPNGNDGTNGRHRAG, via the coding sequence ATGAGCGCCGAAGCGCAAGCAGGGCTGGGCGACAGGCTCGGCCGGACGCGCCGATCGTTCCGAGGGTGGCGCGGTCAGCGCCCATTCTGGGGTGGTCTGCTGACGCTGCTGGGCGGCATTCCGATCATGTACTTCCCGTACGCGAACCTCACGCTCGGCTCGATGACCATCCGGATGTCGACGACCGCCGGCGCCGGTTCGCTGATCATCGGCGTCCTGCTTGTGGTGCTCGGCCTGACGCTCTGGTTCCAGCCGATGTCCCGCGTCTTCGCGGGCGTCGCGGCGATCCTGCTCGCCCTGGTCTCCTTGGTGGTCTCCAACTTCGGTGGCTTTGTCATCGGCTTCCTGCTGGCGCTGCTCGGCGGCGCTCTCGGTATCTCCTGGGGGCCCTCACGGGCTGCGAAGACGGAGACCGGCGGCGTAAAGCCCGCGGACGACGCCGACTCTCCGAAGGGCGAGACGGCGGCCTTCGATGCCTTCGGCGGTGCGTCGGACGATCTGTCAGGAACGAGCCCGAACGGTAACGACGGGACGAACGGGAGGCACCGTGCCGGCTGA
- a CDS encoding acyl-CoA mutase large subunit family protein: MDADAIEEGRRRWQARYDSARKRDADFSTLSGDPVEPAYGPRPGDTYEGFERIGWPGEYPFTRGLYPTGYRGRTWTIRQFAGFGNAEQTNERYKMILAAGGGGLSVAFDMPTLMGRDSDDARSLGEVGHCGVAIDSAADMEVLFKDIPLGDVTTSMTISGPAVPVFCMYLVAAERQGVDPAVLNGTLQTDIFKEYIAQKEWLFQPEPHLRLIGDLMEHCAAGIPAYKPLSVSGYHIREAGSTAAQELAYTLADGFGYVELGLSRGLDVDVFAPGLSFFFDAHLDFFEEIAKFRAARRIWARWMRDVYGAKTDKAQWLRFHTQTAGVSLTAQQPYNNVVRTAVEALAAVLGGTNSLHTNALDETLALPSEQAAEIALRTQQVLMEETGVANVADPLGGSWFVEQLTDRIEADAEKIFEQIKERGLRAHPDGQHPIGPMTSGILRGIEDGWFTGEIAESAFQYQKALEKGDKRVVGVNAHHGSVTGDLEILRVSHEVEREQVRELGTRKAARDDARVRSALDEMLKAARDGGNMIPPMLDAVRAEATLGEICGVLRDEWGVYTEPAGF; this comes from the coding sequence ATGGACGCTGACGCCATCGAAGAGGGCCGCCGCCGCTGGCAGGCCCGGTACGACTCCGCCCGCAAGCGGGACGCCGACTTCTCGACGCTCTCCGGGGACCCGGTCGAACCGGCCTACGGGCCGCGCCCCGGGGACACCTATGAGGGCTTCGAGCGGATCGGATGGCCCGGCGAGTACCCGTTCACGCGCGGCCTGTACCCGACCGGGTACCGGGGCCGTACCTGGACGATCCGGCAGTTCGCCGGGTTCGGGAACGCCGAGCAGACCAACGAGCGGTACAAGATGATCCTCGCCGCCGGCGGGGGAGGGCTGAGCGTCGCGTTCGACATGCCGACGCTCATGGGCCGCGACTCCGACGACGCGCGCTCGCTCGGCGAGGTCGGGCACTGCGGCGTCGCCATCGACTCCGCCGCCGACATGGAGGTCCTGTTCAAGGACATCCCGCTCGGGGACGTCACGACGTCCATGACGATCTCGGGCCCCGCCGTGCCCGTCTTCTGCATGTACCTCGTGGCCGCCGAGCGCCAGGGCGTCGACCCGGCCGTCCTCAACGGCACGCTCCAGACCGACATCTTCAAGGAGTACATCGCGCAGAAGGAGTGGCTCTTCCAGCCCGAGCCGCATCTGCGCCTGATCGGCGACCTCATGGAGCACTGCGCGGCGGGCATCCCCGCGTACAAGCCGCTCTCGGTCTCCGGGTACCACATCCGTGAGGCCGGCTCCACGGCCGCGCAGGAGCTGGCGTACACCCTCGCCGACGGCTTCGGCTATGTGGAGCTCGGCCTGTCGCGCGGGCTCGACGTGGACGTCTTCGCGCCCGGCCTCTCCTTCTTCTTCGACGCGCACCTCGACTTCTTCGAGGAGATCGCCAAGTTCCGCGCCGCCCGCCGCATCTGGGCCCGCTGGATGCGCGACGTGTACGGGGCGAAGACCGACAAGGCGCAGTGGCTGCGCTTCCACACGCAGACCGCCGGGGTCTCCCTGACCGCGCAGCAGCCGTACAACAACGTCGTGCGGACCGCCGTCGAGGCGCTCGCGGCCGTGCTCGGCGGCACCAACTCGCTGCACACGAACGCCCTCGACGAGACCCTGGCGCTCCCCTCCGAGCAGGCCGCCGAGATCGCGCTGCGCACGCAGCAGGTCCTCATGGAGGAGACCGGCGTCGCCAACGTCGCCGACCCGCTGGGCGGTTCGTGGTTCGTGGAGCAGCTCACGGACCGGATCGAGGCCGACGCCGAGAAGATCTTCGAGCAGATCAAGGAGCGCGGCCTGCGCGCCCACCCGGACGGGCAGCACCCGATCGGGCCGATGACCTCGGGCATCCTGCGCGGCATCGAGGACGGCTGGTTCACCGGCGAGATCGCCGAGTCCGCTTTCCAGTACCAGAAGGCGCTGGAGAAGGGCGACAAGCGGGTCGTCGGCGTCAACGCGCACCACGGGTCCGTCACCGGCGACCTGGAGATCCTGCGGGTCAGCCACGAGGTCGAGCGCGAGCAGGTGCGCGAGCTCGGCACGCGCAAGGCGGCCAGGGACGACGCCCGCGTGCGCTCCGCCCTCGACGAGATGCTGAAGGCCGCGCGCGACGGCGGCAACATGATCCCGCCCATGCTCGACGCCGTACGCGCCGAGGCCACCCTGGGCGAGATCTGCGGCGTGCTGCGCGACGAGTGGGGCGTGTACACCGAACCCGCTGGATTCTGA
- a CDS encoding DUF6230 family protein: MESVARGGTRWKRFAVVMVPSVAATAVIGVALSQGALAASFSVSGQSFKVTADSLDGTGFVQYGALDSGKSGAHPVAVVGLNEAKITNLCQSVVVPVPVFGDVSMKLSAGGAGGPRVEAKKLYIDADDLSTNATFKNIDIGVGIDSTTKGPGPSKGDKYVPDSFSQQADSVHFEDVKQRAWATTAGTFKLSGLHMQVQKGAHECY, from the coding sequence ATGGAGTCCGTGGCTCGTGGCGGAACCAGATGGAAGCGGTTCGCCGTAGTCATGGTGCCGAGCGTCGCGGCGACAGCCGTGATAGGTGTCGCCCTCTCGCAGGGTGCGCTTGCGGCATCGTTCAGTGTTTCGGGTCAGTCGTTCAAGGTGACGGCCGACTCGCTCGACGGTACGGGATTCGTCCAGTACGGGGCCCTCGACAGCGGTAAGTCGGGTGCGCACCCGGTTGCCGTCGTCGGCCTCAACGAGGCGAAGATCACCAACCTGTGCCAGTCGGTCGTCGTGCCGGTGCCGGTCTTCGGTGACGTGTCGATGAAGCTCAGCGCGGGCGGTGCGGGCGGCCCCCGCGTCGAGGCGAAGAAGCTTTACATCGACGCCGACGACCTGTCGACCAACGCCACGTTCAAGAACATCGACATCGGCGTCGGTATCGACTCGACCACCAAGGGTCCGGGTCCGTCCAAGGGCGACAAGTACGTCCCGGACTCGTTCTCGCAGCAGGCCGACTCGGTGCACTTCGAAGATGTCAAGCAGCGCGCGTGGGCGACCACGGCCGGCACCTTCAAGCTCTCCGGCCTGCACATGCAGGTGCAGAAGGGCGCACACGAGTGCTACTAG
- the pta gene encoding phosphate acetyltransferase, giving the protein MTRSVYVTGIDRGDGRQVVELGVMELLTRQVDRVGVFRPLVHDGPDRLFDLLRARYRLSQDPATVYGLDYHEASAVQAEQGTDELVSRLVDRFHQVARDYEVVLVLGTDFADTQLPDELAVNARLANEFGASVIPVVGGRKQTPESVHAETRNAYRAYEALGCDVLAMVVNRVAAQDREEIGESLAAHLPVPTYVLPDEPALSAPTVSQIAQALGGEVLLGDDAGLARDALDFVFGGAMLPAFIKALTPGCLVVTPGDRADLVVGSLAAHSAGTPPIAGVLLTLDERPGAEILTLSDRLAPGTPVVAVKGGSFPTAGELFAMEGKLNAATPRKAETALGLFERWVDTAGLLERVSAPSSDRVTPMMFEHKLLERARADRRRVVLPEGTEERVLRAADVLLRRGVCDLTLLGPVEQIRKKAADLGVDLADTQLIDPATSQLRDRFAAEYAQLRAHKGVTVELAYDVVADVNYFGTLMVQGGLADGMVSGSVHSTAATIRPAFEIIKTKPDAAIVSSVFFMCLADKVLVYGDCAVNPDPDAQQLADIAVQAAATAEQFGVDPRIAMLSYSTGTSGSGADVDKVRKATELVRERRSDLKIEGPIQYDAAVEPSVAATKLPGSEVAGQASVLIFPDLNTGNNTYKAVQRSARAIAVGPVLQGLRKPVNDLSRGALVQDIVNTVAITAIQAQTPAS; this is encoded by the coding sequence GTGACGCGCAGCGTGTACGTGACCGGGATCGACCGGGGTGACGGCCGGCAGGTCGTGGAGCTGGGAGTCATGGAGCTCCTGACCCGGCAGGTCGACCGGGTGGGGGTCTTCCGCCCGCTCGTCCACGACGGTCCCGACCGGCTCTTCGATCTGCTGCGGGCGCGCTACCGCCTCTCCCAGGACCCGGCGACGGTCTACGGCCTCGACTACCACGAGGCGTCGGCCGTGCAGGCCGAACAGGGCACCGACGAACTGGTCTCGCGCCTCGTGGACCGCTTCCACCAGGTCGCCCGCGACTACGAGGTCGTCCTCGTCCTCGGCACGGACTTCGCCGACACACAGCTCCCCGACGAGCTGGCCGTCAACGCCCGTCTCGCCAACGAGTTCGGAGCGTCCGTCATCCCTGTGGTGGGCGGCCGCAAGCAGACCCCGGAGTCGGTGCACGCCGAGACCCGCAACGCGTACCGCGCGTACGAGGCCCTCGGCTGCGACGTGCTCGCGATGGTCGTGAACCGGGTGGCGGCGCAGGACCGCGAGGAGATAGGCGAGAGCCTGGCGGCCCATCTCCCGGTCCCCACCTACGTACTGCCGGACGAGCCCGCCCTGTCCGCGCCGACGGTCTCCCAGATCGCGCAGGCGCTCGGCGGCGAGGTGCTGCTCGGCGACGACGCGGGCCTCGCGCGCGACGCGCTGGACTTCGTGTTCGGCGGCGCGATGCTGCCGGCCTTCATCAAGGCGCTGACCCCGGGCTGTCTGGTCGTGACGCCCGGGGACCGCGCGGACCTCGTCGTGGGGTCGCTCGCCGCGCACAGCGCCGGCACCCCGCCGATCGCGGGCGTCCTGCTGACCCTCGACGAGCGGCCCGGCGCGGAGATCCTGACGCTCTCCGACCGCCTCGCGCCCGGCACCCCGGTGGTGGCGGTGAAGGGCGGCTCCTTCCCCACGGCGGGTGAACTGTTCGCCATGGAGGGCAAGTTGAACGCGGCGACGCCCCGCAAGGCGGAGACGGCACTCGGCCTCTTCGAACGGTGGGTCGACACGGCCGGCCTGCTGGAGCGCGTCTCGGCGCCGAGCAGCGACCGCGTCACCCCGATGATGTTCGAGCACAAGCTCCTGGAGCGGGCCCGCGCCGACAGGCGTCGCGTCGTGCTGCCCGAGGGCACCGAGGAGCGCGTCCTGCGCGCGGCGGACGTCCTGCTGCGCCGCGGGGTGTGCGACCTGACGCTGCTCGGCCCGGTGGAGCAGATCCGCAAGAAGGCCGCCGACCTGGGCGTCGACCTGGCGGACACGCAGCTCATCGACCCGGCCACGTCCCAGCTGCGGGACCGGTTCGCCGCCGAGTACGCGCAGCTGCGCGCCCACAAGGGCGTCACGGTCGAGCTCGCGTACGACGTGGTGGCGGACGTGAACTACTTCGGGACGCTGATGGTGCAGGGCGGTCTCGCGGACGGCATGGTGTCGGGTTCCGTGCACTCGACGGCCGCGACGATCCGCCCCGCCTTCGAGATCATCAAGACGAAGCCGGACGCCGCCATCGTGTCGTCCGTCTTCTTCATGTGCCTCGCCGACAAGGTCCTCGTGTACGGGGACTGCGCGGTGAACCCGGACCCGGATGCGCAGCAGCTCGCCGACATCGCCGTCCAGGCGGCCGCCACCGCCGAGCAGTTCGGCGTGGACCCGCGGATCGCGATGCTGTCGTACTCGACGGGCACCTCGGGCTCGGGCGCGGACGTCGACAAGGTGCGCAAGGCCACGGAGCTGGTGCGCGAGCGGCGCTCCGACCTGAAGATCGAGGGCCCCATTCAGTACGACGCCGCGGTCGAGCCGTCGGTGGCGGCGACCAAGCTGCCCGGCTCGGAGGTCGCGGGCCAGGCCAGCGTGCTGATCTTCCCCGACCTGAACACCGGCAACAACACGTACAAGGCCGTGCAGCGTTCGGCCCGCGCCATCGCCGTCGGTCCGGTCCTGCAGGGTCTGCGCAAGCCGGTCAACGACCTGTCGCGCGGCGCGCTCGTGCAGGACATCGTCAACACGGTCGCCATCACGGCGATCCAGGCCCAGACGCCGGCCTCCTGA
- a CDS encoding acetate kinase, with translation MTATPSRVLVLNSGSSSLKYQLLDMESGARLAVGLVERIGEETSRLKHTPLTGGGGEAREVNGPIADHDAALKAVAGELAQDGTGLDSPELAAIGHRVVHGGMFFTEPTVIDDAVLAEIERLIPVAPLHNPANLTGVRTAMALRPDLPQVAVFDTAFHTTMPESAARYAIDVKTADEHRIRRYGFHGTSHAYVSRKAAELLGKAPEEVNVIVLHLGNGASASAVRGGRCVDTSMGLTPLEGLVMGTRSGDVDPAVIFHLMRVGNMSADEIDVLLNQKSGLVGLCGDNDMREIRRRIDEGDEEARLAFDIYIHRLKKYIGAYYAVLGRVDAVVFTAGVGENAAPVREAAVAGLEELGLAVDGELNSVRSDEPRLISPEYARVAVAVVPTDEELEIARQTYALVHGSASRND, from the coding sequence GTGACCGCCACGCCCAGCCGAGTTCTCGTCCTCAACTCCGGCTCCTCGTCGCTGAAGTACCAGCTGCTCGACATGGAGAGCGGCGCCCGGCTCGCCGTGGGCCTGGTCGAGCGCATCGGCGAGGAGACGTCCCGCCTCAAGCACACGCCGCTGACCGGGGGCGGCGGCGAGGCGCGCGAGGTGAACGGCCCGATCGCCGACCACGACGCGGCCCTGAAGGCGGTCGCCGGGGAGCTGGCCCAGGACGGGACGGGCCTGGACTCCCCCGAGCTCGCCGCGATCGGTCACCGGGTGGTGCACGGCGGCATGTTCTTCACCGAGCCGACCGTCATCGACGACGCGGTGCTCGCGGAGATCGAGCGGCTGATCCCGGTCGCGCCGCTGCACAACCCGGCCAATCTCACGGGCGTCCGCACCGCGATGGCGCTGCGCCCGGACCTGCCGCAGGTCGCCGTCTTCGACACGGCGTTCCACACGACGATGCCGGAGTCGGCGGCGCGCTACGCGATCGACGTGAAGACCGCCGACGAGCACCGCATCCGCCGCTACGGCTTCCACGGCACGTCGCACGCCTACGTGTCCCGCAAGGCGGCCGAGCTCCTCGGCAAGGCCCCCGAGGAGGTCAACGTCATCGTGCTGCACCTGGGCAACGGCGCCTCGGCGTCGGCGGTGCGCGGCGGCCGGTGCGTGGACACGTCCATGGGCCTGACGCCCTTGGAGGGCCTGGTGATGGGGACGCGTTCGGGCGATGTGGACCCGGCCGTCATCTTCCATTTGATGCGGGTGGGCAACATGTCCGCCGACGAGATCGACGTACTGCTCAACCAGAAGAGCGGTCTTGTCGGTCTCTGCGGCGACAACGACATGCGGGAGATCCGCCGTCGTATCGACGAGGGCGACGAGGAGGCCCGGCTCGCCTTCGACATCTACATCCACCGTCTGAAGAAGTACATCGGCGCCTACTACGCGGTGCTCGGCCGGGTGGATGCCGTGGTGTTCACGGCGGGGGTCGGCGAGAACGCGGCGCCGGTGCGGGAAGCTGCCGTCGCGGGGCTGGAGGAGCTGGGCCTCGCGGTCGACGGCGAGCTCAATTCCGTACGTTCGGACGAACCGCGGCTGATCTCGCCGGAGTACGCGCGGGTGGCGGTCGCCGTCGTCCCGACCGACGAGGAACTGGAGATCGCGCGGCAGACCTACGCCCTTGTGCACGGCTCCGCGTCCCGCAACGACTGA